The DNA window CATAATAAGTATCATTTGCTTCCAATCCACCATCATAGACTGAAGACCATCACCTAATATACGAACGGTAATAGCAAAAGCCGCTAATTTAGGCACTGAACTAATCAGTATAGCGATAGATGAGGGTGAGCCTTCATATACATCTGGCACCCACATTTGAAATGGCACTGCGCCTAATTTAAAAGCAAGGCCAGCAACTACAAAAACAAGGCCTAAGACAAGAATGGCATGGTCTGTGGGGTGATTTAACAATGCGATCGAAATCACATTTAAATCTAAGCTTGATGTCGCGCCATAAATCATCGACATACCGTAAAGAAGAAGTCCTGATGCAAGAGCGCCTAATACAAAATATTTAATTGCGGACTCTGTCGCTTTTTGATTGTCACGATCAAGAGCTGTTAGAGAATATAAACATAAAGAGAGAAGCTCGAGACCCATATAAACGAGCAGCATATTATGACTTGAAATCATAATCATCATGCCAAGCAATGCAAATAGAACGAGTGAAAAATATTCACCACGATATAAATTACGATCTTTCATATAAGACCGACTATAGAAAAAAATCAGTGACGTTCCTAAATAACTCATCATCTTTAAAAGATCTGCTAAACCATCACGAACAAACATATTAGAAAAAGCAAATTCAGTTTCATGATTAAAATGTTGACCAGTCAAATAAGCGCCGCCTAATAAGGCAAATTGAGATAGAGCAAAAATAATCCAGCGCATTGATGGCTTAATAAATAAATCTGTCATAAGTACAATCATTGCCATTGAAAGCACAAAAATTTCTGGCAAGATTAGAGAAAGATCAGATTGAATGAATGAATTCATTTATACATCCAGCGGTAATGATGTGACAGGTTTTATCAAATGCATATTCTCTAAAAATTGAACTGTTGTTGCATTTGTCATATCCGTAATTATCTTCGGATAAATGCCTATTAAA is part of the Candidatus Methylopumilus rimovensis genome and encodes:
- the nuoN gene encoding NADH-quinone oxidoreductase subunit NuoN; its protein translation is MNSFIQSDLSLILPEIFVLSMAMIVLMTDLFIKPSMRWIIFALSQFALLGGAYLTGQHFNHETEFAFSNMFVRDGLADLLKMMSYLGTSLIFFYSRSYMKDRNLYRGEYFSLVLFALLGMMIMISSHNMLLVYMGLELLSLCLYSLTALDRDNQKATESAIKYFVLGALASGLLLYGMSMIYGATSSLDLNVISIALLNHPTDHAILVLGLVFVVAGLAFKLGAVPFQMWVPDVYEGSPSSIAILISSVPKLAAFAITVRILGDGLQSMMVDWKQMILIMAVLSIGIGNVIAIAQTNIKRMYAYSTISHIGFTLFGFMSGTLNGYASSLFYVVSYMFMTLVSFAVLMMMSRKNFECETLEDFKGLNKRNPWYAFLMLITMLSMAGIPPTIGFYAKFMVLQAAFDAGFASFVVYAVMMALVGMFYYMRIVKLMYFDEPKLKNKLDVSIDMQWILSANALALLIIGLMPHSFMDATAQAIALSLH